Proteins from a genomic interval of Uloborus diversus isolate 005 chromosome 4, Udiv.v.3.1, whole genome shotgun sequence:
- the LOC129220297 gene encoding cysteine-rich protein 2-binding protein-like, which yields MESQEQTSISFECYCSTTAYDPHMLLCSACKKRFHPACLKSGRPSDLIGDIYFKFTCSNCSPDGVEIVKRMKLQWTLVIILTLYNLQLQGGGKCGYFRWREHICRFIDKHWTLLFGTDRKKSATWHGTVAGCLSTGANRFFVSGVELLKETGWWALKSSQLPSLEELDSVIVNIKPSRKRKTAEMIDSSPIIEGTRKKNSNVVEAAVALKEKKICLMDTPKPSKPKKKRESKSKDKHFIFPKNHSIKLIVPKSEFSDSYESFGEGSSRQGIPKIIIKSGRAISPTFTDDAVSQWIKEEPKDEIDLENMAGTFDFPHPLQTSNTLNSLLDDVLSEISCDKTSLKSPQGYESEEENSNSCKTIGMVKKNQHPDTSRKRKAVTKDENPVKDTVVSDPKYTLMCPYEEEQLLLKLESYPKTMKERLDVRRLYRKLIVRKLKRERNLPVFDIDAEVRAIRGMDPPDYVKIDDMKKSAPNLKTVLDRYQVVLCKGRSKMQQHTSFVTRLMGLEDEQQDCIISPYTERVLQPFIFRDFKTKPLKLQVLEELLSHKKFNSVLKPPEQNSIDYCYVRPQHIPAINALCHNFFWPGIDMSESLQYPDFSCVALYKKVIIGFAFMYPDVKCNEAYISFIFCHPEWRKAGIATFMLYHLMQTCLGKDITLHVSATSSAVFFYEKFGFKVEEFVHDFYEKYLPPDSKECRHALFLRLSR from the coding sequence ATGGAGTCCCAAGAACAAACTAGCATTAGTTTTGAATGTTATTGCTCCACTACCGCTTATGATCCTCATATGTTACTATGTTCAGCATGTAAGAAAAGATTTCACCCCGCTTGTTTGAAATCTGGCCGACCTTCTGATTTAATTGGAGATATTTATTTCAAGTTTACATGTTCAAATTGCTCGCCTGATGGTGTTGAGATCGTAAAGCGTATGAAACTTCAGTGGACTTTAGTTATTATTCTGACTCTTTATAATTTACAACTCCAAGGTGGCGGGAAATGTGGTTATTTTCGATGGCGTGAGCATATTTGCAGATTCATTGATAAACATTGGACGTTGTTGTTTGGAACTGATAGAAAGAAAAGTGCAACTTGGCATGGCACAGTTGCTGGCTGTTTGTCTACTGGAGCGAATAGATTCTTTGTGTCAGGAGTAGAACTTTTAAAAGAAACTGGTTGGTGGGCACTAAAATCGTCTCAGCTTCCTTCCTTGGAAGAACTTGATTCTGTCATTGTAAATATTAAGCCCAGTCGTAAACGTAAAACTGCCGAAATGATAGATTCTTCTCCAATCATAGAAGGGACGAGGAAGAAGAATTCCAATGTTGTAGAAGCAGCAGTtgctttgaaagaaaagaaaatctgctTGATGGATACACCTAAGCCCTCAAAGCCTAAGAAGAAGCGTGAATCTAAATCAAAAGATAAACATTTTATCTTTCCAAAAAATCATAGCATCAAACTTATTGTACCTAAAAGTGAATTTTCAGATAGTTATGAATCATTTGGTGAGGGTTCTTCCAGACAGGGAATtcctaaaattataataaaatctgGACGAGCTATTTCCCCTACTTTTACTGATGATGCTGTCTCTCAGTGGATCAAAGAAGAACCGAAAGATGAAATTGATCTAGAAAACATGGCAGGTACTTTTGATTTCCCACACCCTCTCCAGACTTCAAACACGCTCAACAGCCTACTAGATGATGTGCTGTCTGAAATCAGCTGCGACAAAACAAGCTTAAAGTCGCCTCAAGGTTATGAGAGTGAAGAAGAAAACAGCAATTCTTGCAAAACCATTggtatggttaaaaaaaaccaGCATCCTGATACCAGCCGTAAGAGGAAAGCTGTCACCAAAGATGAAAATCCAGTGAAAGATACTGTAGTCTCTGACCCCAAATACACTCTTATGTGTCCTTATGAAGAGGAGCAGTTATTGCTTAAATTAGAAAGTTACCCAAAGACAATGAAAGAAAGATTGGATGTGAGGAGGTTGTACCGGAAATTAATCGTCCGGAAactgaaaagagaaagaaatctcCCGGTTTTCGATATTGATGCCGAAGTGAGGGCGATTCGAGGTATGGATCCTCCAGATTATGTAAAGATTGACGACATGAAAAAATCCGCACCTAACTTGAAAACAGTATTGGACCGCTACCAAGTTGTTTTGTGCAAGGGGCGCAGTAAAATGCAGCAACACACATCATTTGTGACCCGCCTTATGGGCCTTGAAGATGAACAGCAAGACTGCATTATTAGCCCCTACACAGAACGAGTCCTCCAACCTTTTATCTTCAgggacttcaaaacaaaacccttaAAACTGCAAGTCTTGGAAGAACTTTTATCGCATAAAAAGTTTAACAGCGTTTTAAAGCCGCCTGAACAGAACTCAATAGATTACTGCTATGTTCGACCCCAACATATCCCTGCCATCAATGCCCTCTGCCACAATTTCTTTTGGCCAGGCATTGATATGTCCGAGAGTCTTCAGTATCCAGACTTTAGCTGTGTTGCACTTTATAAGAAAGTCATAATAGGCTTTGCTTTCATGTATCCAGATGTGAAGTGTAATGAAGCATACATCAGTTTTATTTTCTGCCATCCTGAATGGCGAAAGGCTGGCATAGCAACTTTCATGTTGTATCATCTTATGCAAACATGTCTAGGTAAAGATATCACCTTACATGTGTCTGCCACAAGTTCCGCTGTGTTCTTCTATGAGAAATTCGGCTTCAAAGTCGAAGAATTTGTCCATGATTTCTATGAAAAGTATTTGCCTCCAGATTCAAAAGAATGCCGTCATGCATTGTTCCTTAGGCTGAGTAGATAA
- the LOC129220292 gene encoding S-methyl-5'-thioadenosine phosphorylase-like: MADEIKIKIGIIGGTGLDNPDILADRREIEVKTAYGSPSDVLIEGKIKNVDCVLLARHGRKHTIMPTNVNYRANIFALKEQGCTHVIVTNACGSLKEEIKPGDIIFPDQFIDRTTKRHSTFYDGQDTSLKGVCHIPMDTPFCPVTRKVLIDVTEKLDIHHHKAGTIVVIEGPRFSTKAESHLYRAWNCDIIGMTTVPEVVLAKELGLCYATIAMATDYDCWRCDEQTVCVDDVMAIMKQNAHKATQILLDAIPAIAAKDWSKVLEKHKTASKSAVMI; this comes from the exons ATGGcagatgaaataaaaataaag atTGGAATAATAGGAGGGACCGGATTAGATAACCCAGATATCTTAGCCGATAGGCGAGAAATTGAAGTTAAAACTGCCTACGGATCC CCATCCGATGTTCTCATTGAAGGGAAGATAAAGAATGTTGATTGTGTTCTCTTAGCTAG ACATGGAAGGAAGCATACAATCATGCCAACAAATGTCAATTATAGGGCaaacatttttgcattaaaagagCAAGGTTGTACTCATGTTATAGTAACAAATGCTTGTGGCTCTCTTAAAGAAGAAATTAAGCCTGGAGATATTATATTTCCAGATCAGTTTATTGACag GACGACAAAACGGCACAGTACGTTCTATGATGGACAGGATACTTCCTTGAAAGGTGTTTGCCACATACCCATGGATACACCTTTCTGTCCAGTCACTAGAAAA gtCTTAATTGATGTTACTGAGAAATTAGATATTCATCACCACAAGGCTGGTACAATTGTCGTCATAGAAGGGCCACGCTTTTCCACCAAAGCAGAAAGTCATCTGTATCGAGCATGGAATTGTGATATCATTGGAATGACAACGGTACCTGAA GTAGTTTTAGCAAAGGAATTGGGTCTGTGTTATGCAACCATTGCTATGGCAACTGATTATGACTGTTGGCGATGTGATGAACAAACA gTCTGTGTGGATGATGTTATGGCAATCATGAAACAAAATGCACATAAGGCAACTCAGATCTTATTGGATGCTATTCCTGCTATAGCAGCGAAAGATTGGTCTAAAGTTCTTGAGAAACATaag ACAGCTTCAAAATCTGCTGTTATGATTTAA